The nucleotide sequence GATATAAGTATATTTCATTTAGATAAAAAATCATTAACAAAAGAAGAATTACTTAGAGAATACGAAGATAATATAGtatcattaaaaaataatttattatttgttcctttgattaatataaaaaagacTCTTCACgatttaatatttatcttaaaaaaatttttagaaaataatatgaataaaaaaagatttaCCATTTTTGATCATTAtgttaaaatattcaaagAGGAATATAttcacatttttttaaataataaaaatattatagatAAAGGAATtgaaataattaaaaataaatatccTCTATATGAAAAATACATTGTCGATATAAATTAtctaaataatttaaattttaatatgaacaacgttacttcttttataaatattttatctgATATATGTTTAGATGATTCATTTTGTGATGAACaagatgatataaataggtattttaaaattgtacaaaaattgaaaaattatcaatatgaaaatatcaatatttttaaattgcTGGCATTATTTGGATGGTCATATAAATCACAACAAGAAGAACACACACAAATACTTCAATGTAAATATTGTTTTAGAGAAATTAATATTCTgaattattcttatttcTCTTTCAAGGAAAATAAACTTTCTTTACACaaagatatattttcttctcACCAAAAGGATGTGTTACAgtatattttgaaaaaaataaacatcTTATTAGAACAAaggaaaaaagaaaatgagAAGGGCACCTTGGAATATATTCCAGAGCATACCATACTTAGCAAAATGTGTGATCGTTTGAGGGACACATATGATAAGTATTATATTGATATTGCAaggaataataaaaaaaaggaacaaaagaaaaatgaagaaaaggaaaataatcAAGTAAATAAGGAAGCATATAtagaaagaaataataataaggagGAAACTAACGAAGAGGAAGAAAATagtaaaaatgaaaaatttaaCAGAAGTGACAAAGGTAGTCAGTCTGATTCATATGAGGAGAATGCAGAATATTCACAAAGTGATGGAATCACTAACACTGAGTCTAATTTAGAAAGTTCCCAAAAAGAACGAGAAGgattttcttttaaatgGAAGTTCAAAAATTTGTTTTCATCACAAAGAGTTCACCAAGATGTAAATGATAAACATAATGACAAATTGTCATGTGAAGAGGATAGAGAACATATATTGGAAGATATGAAGGAGATCATTTTTTTGGATAAAatggaaaataataaagcAGACAgtgaaaataataataataataataataataataataatacttaTAGTAATAGTAATGATAGTAATAGTAAAGATAGTAATTGTAATGatagtaatagtaataatgatgataataatgtgGAGAATCACTTAAAGAATTACTTGAAGAAGTGTATAGGAGAAATGTGTCTAAATATATGTCCTTATCTAGAAAACCAGAactattttattaaatccATATACGATTATTATGTTTTGTTAACATCAGAGATGTCTACCACTAacataaatgaaaatgCAATAAAAAATGCTTTTATCATTAGACCATTTAATGTTGTTGAAAATCATAGAATATATTGTCCATATATAACAGAAGacttatatttattttcaaaaataaCCAAACTTATTTTTGAATTGTTGATATTAGAATTTGAAAGAAAATATgtattcaaataaaaaaaaaaaaaaaaagcaatcataataaaaatatattttttattatatatatatatatatatatatatatatatattcattattttttagtgcttatatatttgttaacGTGTTTTTATACGTTtcatacatttttttaacagACATATACTATATTACAGATGAATCTTATTAAaacttttaaatatatatatatatatattattaagtatattaattttttttgttataattattttaataaagatgtaaaaattaataatggtattattttatttgagAAAAGCAATATTAGttctatataataaatgtatatatatatttatttaataagaaaatatgtAGTAAATTTTCTTAAATACTTCATAGTcatatacatttaaatGTGGCATTCtccattttttataacaaaagaataaatcagtcaataaataatgaaaaaaagaaattacaaaatattttaatataatacaataattttattatcaaaaaagtgtatatatatatatatatatatatatatatatgtatatgtttaatttttcttctttatctttttgaaaattcccttatttaaacatttttaaatgtttttatcatctctatattattacaaaagCACATTATTTTTGggtgtatatatttatataaatagaCGTAGacttattaaaaaaaaaaaaaaaaaattataaaataatatataattttctttgcataaaattgaataatatataatatttatatttttttttgaaaaaaatatttttcaaatatatatatatatatatatatatatatatataaagggaaaaaaactttccatttttttcaggcataaaaatgaacggaagaaaaaaaatataaataataatactaatatatatattttatataatatataaattattaatattaattatatgtacatataatatatatatatattatatattaatataattttatatataatatatatatattttatatgtataatatatataatatatttatataataatatatattcttttaaagGTATACATGCGCATGtatttttcatatgattattttattatatatgcattacttataaaaataatataattatatatatatataatattaatcaaattttataatatttatatacttaatatttattatatattctttttttttttttttaaataaattacttaaaaaaaatatatataatgaataattatattattatatatatattaatatatgtatatgtaaatatattaaaatatattattttatatatatatatatataatataatattaataaaaatattataaatacaaaaattatatattttattttatttattttttttttttttataaaaatatatttttattatttttctttcaaGTTTCTTGTATAATTttacttttaatattttattttttcatttattttttaaaaaataacttttatttaaatgtaaaaaaattatatatatatatatatatatatatattatattatatacatataattataaaaaaaaaataagtatgatatataaataaaaaaatatatatattatataattatatataaatataatatattatttatttatttcctatattcaaaaaattaaataaatatatttattgtttaACAATTTTGttagatatataaatatttcaaaatataattatatatatataaaagccgttgtttttttaacataacaaaaaaaaaaaaaaaaaaaagaaaaataagaaaataaataaatattatatatatatatatatatatatatatagttttataatatatgaattaaaaaacatttatattctCATATTTGTAATTCGAAATATaccaaaaaatataaaaataatcaagGGTACCAAAAACAGAAAAACAAgatcaaataaaaatatatatttgaagttaatacaaataaaaactacaggaaaattatatatatatatttatattaccagaggttatttttatatattaaaatattttaaaaagtatacaaatacaaaaaaaaatattttatgtacatataattgtaattatttcaaaataaacaaacaaaaataaaatatatattttatgaatcATGGCAAAATtggaaagaaaaaaatttgaaGCAAGGAAAAAAGATGGAAAATTAAGAACACGTAAAACAGGATTTTCAAAATTTTCTTATCAAGCAAATAATAGAGGTgtgtgaaaaaaaaaaaaaaaaaataaaataagtaaatatataaaatgatacatttataaatgattatatataaaaaagaaaaaaaaaaaaaaaaaagccgattttaaaaaaaattaaaaagttaatcaacatataaatatatattttgtatataaaataatatctgatgagaaattatatacatagataacatttttattattatggaaataatatatatatatatatatatatataatatgtatatgttttatGTATCTCTCTTTTGATAAAGTACTTTAGcatatgtttatatatacatatatattaattaaatattaataaatacagaataattacatattatttctaGTGTACCCgcttattttattattttatatatatattatgtaaaattatagaaaatgtgataaatatagattgatgtttgtttattatacatatataaataaaatatatataaaaatatatgcatataataatattttgaaaaagaAGTGTAGTCCAATGtgttttttataattcatataatttatttaaagcACACaccaaaaataaaaaaaaaaagaatgtAAAAGAAATTAGACCCCCTTATCGAGTATTATTAAAGAGggatatttttatttaatatgatattatatatatgttagTTTAATGATAAgttgatatattttttaaaataccaatatgtttttttcaaaataatgTATGCCATAAAGTATATGTGAACCCCCAAATTGTTGCATCCGTTAAATGtgaagataaaaatgatatggaaatatatacatcaaaatgaataatagATATACCAGTTTTAAAAGAGCATATAGCAATAtgaaatgtatatattttgtaaaagatttttcttttttttttttttaaaaaattccTTACCAACCATAAAAGTTTAAAAACAGAATAAACAGGAAGGGacaaaataatatcataGCGAAAAAANNNNNNNNNNNNNNNNNNNNNNNNNNNNNNNNNNNNNNNNNNNNNNNNNNNNNNNNNNNNNNNNNNNNNNNNNNNNNNNNNNNNNNNNNNNNNNNNNNNNNNNNNNNNNNNNNNNNNNNNNNNNNNNNNNNNNNNNNNNNNNNNNNNNNNNNNNNNNNNNNNNNNNNNNNNNNNNNNNNNNNNNNNNNNNNNNNNNNNNNNNNNNNNNNNNNNNNNNNNNNNNNNNNNNNNNNNNNNNNNNNNNNNNNNNNNNNNNNNNNNNNNNNNNNNNNNNNNNNNNNNNNNNNNNNNNNNNNNNNNNNNNNNNNNNNNNNNNNNNNNNNNNNNNNNNNNNNNNNNNNNNNNNNNNNNNNNNNNNNNNNNNNNNNNNNNNNNNNNNNNNNNNNNNNNNNNNNNNNNNtaaaaaaaatttttttattttatttttagttttaaaattttttttttttttgtaatttaaaatttttttttttttttattttgttttttttttttttttttttttttttttttttatatttttctgtATATTTAGTTATTTTCATTGTTGTTATACACATATTCTGAATTTCCCTGCtgaattttatttataggtaaattatttaaatttacacctcaaaaaaaaaaagtagaTGTAAGgaaacatatttttaaacaaTATGGACGTAGTAATTTATCCATGATGAATAGAAAATTTACGAAACGGGGTGgaaattcttttttttcaaaaaacaaaagaaaacTTGCCAATAAATTTCAAGACAAATCATTTGGTAATAGCAATGGAAATACGACCTTTACCAGAAAATTCAAGAGTGCTAATTTTAGAAAGAGAAGAACGACAtttagaaataataaaaaaagaaatgtcttttttagaaaaaatcaaaatCTACATGACAAAATAGGAAAATTAACATCTAAGGATTTGGTAAGATATTTGAAAAAGGAAACGttattttatgatattattaagtaaataattatatggcatgtataatataaataaataaaaatatatatatatatatatatatatttatatatttaatagGATGATGAAttagataaatatatggGATCTAGCAATGTAAAAACAAGATTGGATAATGATTTAGACTCATactttaaaaataatgatgtaACACAAGGAGATATGAATAAAGGTTTTAATAAAGTAGCagaataaaattattttgttatcattatatatagattgaatattttttgaaatatatgaagaataatacaattaaatcaatgtataaataaaatatttgacacatatatatatatatatatatatatatatatatatatatattaatttatttattgtgTAACTAATattaagtatatatattttatttatatattctatgaatttatataatattttttatattatatataaaatgtgcatagtcatattatatatatatatatatatatatatatatagatataaaaaaatatatattttgcTTTACATTTCATTGTAAATTTTTgtatcatattttaaatatagcccacttattatttattcatattataacatttaaaaaatataatataacatttatataatttttttttttttttttttttctttttttattcatatgttcatttttttttcactttttttttttttttttttttttttttttttattttttttttttgtttttttttttttttttttatttaattttttttttttttttttttatttattttttttttttttaattttttttNNNNNNNNNNNNNNNNNNNNNNNNNNNNNNNNNNNNNNNNNNNNNNNNNNNNNNNNNNNNNNNNNNNNNNNNNNNNNNNNNNNNNNNNNNNNNNNNNNNNNNNNNNNNNNNNNNNNNNNNNNNNNNNNNNNNNNNNNNNNNNNNNNNNNNNNNNNNNNNNNNNNNNNNNNNNNNNNNNNNNNNNNNNNNNNNNNNNNNNNNNNNNNNNNNNNNNNNNNNNNNNNNNNNNNNNNNNNNNNNNNNNNNNNNNNNNNNNNNNNNNNNNNNNNNNNNNNNNNNNNNNNNNNNNNNNNNNNNNNNNNNNNNNNNNNNNNNNNNttttttttttttttttttttttttttttttttttttttttaaattaatttttggatcttatttatttcatgAGACAAAAAGCAAgtatgtaatattttacataaatatttatttattcaaatcttattacatatttatacatttattatatcaaaataaaataaattgtttttattttattaactTTAAAAGACTTAATTTAAGACAAAATAACAAtaagaaaagaataaatttaaataaaataactTGAAATgttacaaataaatatatataaaccACATTTTGAActgtatattttattttatgtatcattattatgtattGCATAATGTtaacataattttttttttaaagaataaattgcttttaattatgaaaagttatattttttttttttttatatagttttttttttttttttttttatttaaataaagtttaaaacttaaaaaataaaaa is from Plasmodium reichenowi strain SY57 chromosome 5, whole genome shotgun sequence and encodes:
- a CDS encoding hypothetical protein (conserved Plasmodium protein, unknown function) — translated: MAKLERKKFEARKKDGKLRTRKTGFSKFSYQANNRGKLFKFTPQKKKVDVRKHIFKQYGRSNLSMMNRKFTKRGGNSFFSKNKRKLANKFQDKSFGNSNGNTTFTRKFKSANFRKRRTTFRNNKKRNVFFRKNQNLHDKIGKLTSKDLDDELDKYMGSSNVKTRLDNDLDSYFKNNDVTQGDMNKGFNKVAE
- a CDS encoding zinc finger protein, putative; its protein translation is MSESSALSTSVKDTYKCDSSNCDKEELIDINKSFINIEDENTKDITNYLKDKISFMKRIETFKAWVRKPAHLSSLILARNGYVCQDEFVIRCEICNCKYIYEKDTYSMYTRINDLCLLHLDNCPWRNNLMDISIFHLDKKSLTKEELLREYEDNIVSLKNNLLFVPLINIKKTLHDLIFILKKFLENNMNKKRFTIFDHYVKIFKEEYIHIFLNNKNIIDKGIEIIKNKYPLYEKYIVDINYLNNLNFNMNNVTSFINILSDICLDDSFCDEQDDINRYFKIVQKLKNYQYENINIFKLLALFGWSYKSQQEEHTQILQCKYCFREINILNYSYFSFKENKLSLHKDIFSSHQKDVLQYILKKINILLEQRKKENEKGTLEYIPEHTILSKMCDRLRDTYDKYYIDIARNNKKKEQKKNEEKENNQVNKEAYIERNNNKEETNEEEENSKNEKFNRSDKGSQSDSYEENAEYSQSDGITNTESNLESSQKEREGFSFKWKFKNLFSSQRVHQDVNDKHNDKLSCEEDREHILEDMKEIIFLDKMENNKADSENNNNNNNNNNNTYSNSNDSNSKDSNCNDSNSNNDDNNVENHLKNYLKKCIGEMCLNICPYLENQNYFIKSIYDYYVLLTSEMSTTNINENAIKNAFIIRPFNVVENHRIYCPYITEDLYLFSKITKLIFELLILEFERKYVFK